The genomic stretch aaaacgaagatcatggcatctggtcccatcacttcatgggaaacagatggggaaacagtggaaacagtgtcagactttatttttttgggctccaaaatccctgcagatggtgactgcagccgtgaaattaaatcacgcttacttcttggaaggaaagttatgaccaatctagacagcatatccaaaagcagagacattacttggccaacataggtccatctagtcaaggctatggtttttcctgtggtcatgtatggatgtgagagttggactgtgaagaaagctgagcgccgaagaattgatgcttttgaactgtgttgttggagaagactgagagtcccttggactgcaaggagatccaaccagtccattctgaaggagatcagccctgggtgttctttggaaggactgatgctaaagctgaaactccagtactttggccacctcatgagaagagatgactcattggaaaagactctgatgctgggagggattgggggcaggaggagaaggggacaacaggggatgagatggctggatggcatcaccgactcgatggacatgagtctgggtgaactccgggagttggtgatggacagggaggcctggtgtgctgcaattcgtggggtcacaaagagtctgacacgactgaactgaactgtagtgtCCCCATCACCTCCGCCAGGTGCCCCCGAGGACGGCTCCGCCAGCACTCCACCTCCCGGCGCTCAGACTCCGCCTGGGCGACAGGGGGCGCGCGCAGCCACGCCTAGCCTGCCCCTTCGCGGGAGCCCCATCCCCGGTTCGCGCAGCCGCCTTAGAGCCCGCCGGACGATTCCTCTTCCGGGGCAGCGCGGAGAAGCGTGCGGGACCCGGATGCAAACGCGAGTGCGGCTATATAAGCGCCCCACAGGCCTCACGCCTTCCTCTTTGAGGAAGACGCGGTCGCGGCTGCAGCGGACTTGTGTGCCGCCCGCTCCTGCTCCTGACTCACCGCTGTTCGCTCTCGCCGAGGAACAAGTCGGTCAGGAAGCCACGCCGCAGCCATGGTGAGTCGGGGGCGTCCGGGTCGCGTCCTGGAGGAAGAttgggctggagggagggaacGGGACTCGTTTGTCCAGGGAATGGGCTTATGAGATGCCGCTAGGAACTGTGAAGGGTCCGAGCGCGCTGGTCCCCGGACTTGATAAGCTACTTAAGGgttttttattctcatttgtGTGGTAACAGGCCTTTAAAGACACCGGCAAGACTCCCGTGGAGCCAGAGGTGGCCATTCACCGGATTAGGATCACCCTCACCAGCCGCAACGTGAAGTCTCTGGAGAAGGGTCAGTGCGGCGAATTCGGGGGTCTCGGGGCTTGTTCCTGAGCGAGGTCGGCTCTCGGGGGGGCCAGTGTCCTCTTTCAAAAGACAAGAATTAAGAGTGGTCCACACTTGGTGTGTGCCGTGTTGGCGGTGAGGAGAGAATTGCTGTGTTGACTTACGGTGATCGTCTTATACGCTATTCTGAGCCCGCGGCGGTTCGACTTTGAGCCGGCTCTTGTGCGTTAAGGGAACCAACTGAAGGATGCTTTTACTTCCCTGCAGTGTGTGCTGACCTGATCAGAGGCGcgaaggaaaagaatctaaaagtgaAAGGACCAGTTCGGATGCCTACCAAGGTGAGAGAGTGTGTCCTGGGCAGGAGGTGGAAGATGATAGTTGGAGAGaagatggagaaattagaaaacataaactaaGTGAAATAGCACTgaacatgaaatagaaaaagtgaagcaAACTAGGTAAAAGGTTCTGTTACAGTCCGGTTgcttttaaacatggctgctcgaTAGAAACATCTGGAGCTTTGgcgaaaaaaagcaatacctgggcatttatatgtttaaaaaaattccaagataattctgatgtgCGTTTGGATATCAGAAGTGTCCTAGGGAAGCACAACAGACCATAAACGcttggtttccattttttcttgttGCAGACTCTGAGAATAACTACGAGGAAAACTCCTTGTGGTGAAGGTTCTAAGACTTGGGATCGATTCCAAATGAGGATCCACAAGCGACTCATTGACCTGCACAGTCCTTCTGAAATTGTCAAGCAGATCACTTCCATCAGTATTGAGCCGGGAGTCGAGGTGGAAGTCACCATTGCCGATGCCTAAATCAACCTTTTTAATAAATCGATAATCAGTTGTTAAATTTTGTTGACTTATTTATAATACTGACAAGTCTTAGAAATAGAGTTGTGTTATGGAATTGATTCCACCTTTTAAGTAGAATAATCAGAATTAGATGGATAGCCTGTGGTTCTTGACCCTGTTTCCATTGTAAGCTAGTTTACACGTGACAGCATTTGAAAATGGAATTGTGTTAACTGCCACATGAGATCTTGCTATTGATGAATATTGGGGTTTTTGAACATGTGTGTGCGTTTAACTTTGGAACTGTCAGCAGTTTCTGGGATGATTCTAATGTGACCAGCTGTAGTTAGAAACCTAGTGTGATAAAAGGCAAGGAACTCAAAATCTAGGTCTTAATATCTGACCCTGCCATTTGTCATAACTCCTTTTAAATTTGGCAAATTTCAGTAAGTTGTGGAAACTTTTATAGATACTGGTGCCTTAATTTTAGataagaaaatataatacaataaaatataaaacaatcctAGTACTTAGGTTATATCTATAGAATGTGTTATACTCCTTGgaatcacttttcactttatgtatATAAGTCATTCCGTATGAAGCTAAGTTAAGCATTTATATGTTTAGGGCTGAAAAGCACATCTTAGGTCAAATCCAAACCTCTATTACTGGGTAACACTGGCTAACTCCAAGACCCTGCTTATACATTGTATTCCCATTGTGTAGACATAGAAATtggtttttgcattttaatttgctCAGTGTTCTGAGCTTTAATAGCACAGCTGAAATTTTAGTGTGCCCATGGGTTGAGGATCCATCTTGATGTCCCATTGAAGGGTTGAAGtctttgctatttttaattgGGTGGCTATCCTAAACATGTATGTCTATTCTACAGAAGTATATGACAGGTATATAAGCATTTTACAACTGATAAAATTGGCCACTCTTAGGATTGCAGTAATGAAATTCCTGCCTTTCTTCCCAGGAACCCAGCCCACTTTGGGTTACCTTGTCCAGTGGCTTCAGTTAGCATACGTAAGCTGTTCAGGTTTCTCTATCCAATTATGTGCCAGATGCCAGAGCCTCACTGTAAGTTGACAAGCCCCCACACCTGGTTTTCAACCCATGTCCAACACATGCCACACAATCGTTCTGATACTGGAATTTTCATCCCAAAACACTTCTGCAACATCCAAGTCcttttgattctgtttttttcctcctagCAGGTCTCCAAAACACCAGATGTTGAAAAGGGATTTTTGTAGAGCGGAACCTGGAAAGGTGTTAATGCTAAGGTTTAGCAAAGATGCTATGCTAACCTATGCTAAGGTAACCTTctggtaagtcacttcactcgtgtccgactctgcaacctcagacggcagcccaccaggctcccctgtccctgggattctccaggcaagaacactggagtgggttgccatttccttctccaatgcatgaaagtgaagtcctcagttgtgtccgaccctcagcgaccccatggactgcagccctccaggctcctccgtctgtgggattttgtaggcaagagtactggagtggggtgccattgccttctccaaagtaaccTATATTAACCCATTTACAATAACATTGTGCCAGATCAACTTCTAATTAGCTTGGGGAAACAAGAAAATTTCGTTGCGTAAGAGTCTTACAGTTCTATTCCTGAGGCCAGCAGTGATTTAACCTTTCCTAGAGGAGCTGGTGTTCTCAGTTCAACTGAAGAAGTTGGTAGGAAATCAGCCAGGCAGTGAGCTACTGACTTGCCCTCTAGCCCAATTTTCAGCATTCTCTGCACTAGGAAGTTCTACAACTACAGTGGCAGTTAAGATCATTAATGGCTAAAGAGTAGGCTGTTAAGCAAAATGTGCCTTCCTAAATCAAAAGATGCACTTGAATACAGTTCTGAAATTTAACCAACACATGCCAGGGTGACTGATGGTTTAGCAATTGTCATCACACAAGGATAATTGCATTTAAGCCATAAGCAATTCATAGGGCCTGAAATACAGCTAAAACCTGGCACTTAAAGTTCAGGAACTGCTATTATCTTCAATTCctttgttaagtcactaagttttgtggGGCTctctggccccatggactgcagcacaccaggcttccctatcctaaCTGTAGATAATGTAGTACAGGGGAGATAGCAGTGAACTAACTGGGTTTTTAGTCATAAGTTCCACAGCTGGTTAGTTAGGTGACCTTAAACTTGCTTACTTAAGCTCTTTGGTCATTAATTCTCATCTGTAAGAggagaaaggctactcactcctgtgttctggtctggagaatttcatggacagtatatagttcatggggtcacagagttggacgtgactgaatgactttatttcaggtaagattttttttccctcttctccaaaGGAAACATTAACGTTTTccccctaaaaataaagagaaattttgAGACCTTCAGTAACTCACTTAACATGAATGAACTAAAGTGTAATAAACATCTGCCCACTACCTCAGAGGACTTTAAAAggacaaatgagaaaatatacataaatgcaTTTGTTGTGTTAAGTTAATCtgtcatgtccatctctgtgaccccatggactatacagcacatcaggtttccctgtctatcaccaactccagagcttgctcaaactcatgtccattaagttggtgatgccatccaaccatctcatcctctgtctttcccttctcctgccttcaatctttcccagcatcggagtcttttccaatgagtcatttcttcacatcaggtggccaaattattggagcttcggcttcagcatcagtccttccagtgaatgttcaggactgatttcctttaggatggactggtttgatctccttgttgtccaagggactctcaagagtcttcaacaccacagttcaaaagcatcagttcttcgacgctcagccttctttatggtccaactcacacatctgtacaggactactggaaaaaccatagctttaactatacggatctttgttggcaaagtgatgtctctacatGTTAATACACTCAAACATTCAAAAATAGCTACTTAAAATCCATACTGGGCCTTCAAATATTCGTAACAAAATAATGGTAGTTTACATAGTGGTATCGATATCAATGAGTCTGGGTTGTAGGCCAGCTCGTATGGATTAGGGAGGCagagtgttagtccctcagtcatgtccagctctttgggatatcatggactgcagcctgccaggctcccctgttcatggaattctccaggcaagaatactagggtagccattccctttctccaggggatctttcctgtccagggatcaaacttgggtctcccacattgtaagcagattatttaccatttgagccacaaatTAGCCCAAGGCAGAGGAAGGTTGAAAATGGGAGGCTCTCCAGTCCTTAACACATTCCCATTAGATTCACAGCTACTTTGTTTTAAACATGCAGCTAAACCGGAGACAACAGCTATGCATTGCTAGGTCAGATTTTTCCACCTGAGGCTCCTAAAGTATGTATTAAATAGGTTCAGGACCTGGGATGTAAGGTAAACGGGCAAGAGAGGAGAAATTCTCGGCTGGGCTGTCAAATCTGTTTCAAGCTTAATTACATGGATATGCAGGCTTAATAAAATACTTCTTGGAGCCTCAATTTTCATGTGCAAAATGAAGGTACTTGTGTCTATCTCAAGGTCATACTGGGGGTTCCTTTGTTTCTCTGGGAGACATTTTCTAACAAAATCAAGACTGGTTTGCTAAGTGCATAGATTTCTCCCACGGCAACCTTGATTCCCACAGGGTGTGGTGCACTGCTGACCAATGGTGTTAGGTGAGATTATTTACAGGGGCATTTGAGCCCAGGACATGGCTTTCCTACCTGCTTCCTCCTTCACCAAACTAGTGAGTACACAGGTCCAACTCCAAAGCAGAATGTGGCAAAGCCAAAGTTTAACCTCTAGAAAATAAGAAGAACTAATTCTCATTCTAGGTAtactacttttcactttcatagcaaaTTAGACTTCTAGAACAAGAGAACTTGATCTTTCTGTACGTTTTGTCCcataaagtgctttttttttttctttacataaaaCCCACCCACCCCAAAAGGTATTGTTAATATTGAAATCTTCAGAACTTTTCTTATAAATACAAGTATATGTGATTTTAAGCTATTCAATATCTTTTCTTTAGCCATATaaaatttctctctttaaaaatacatgtgaGACAATACTAAACATATTGCTCTCTGTATATTCTGATATTAAGTGATTATctgatatgtgatttgcaaattcccccattctgtaggttgcctctTCATGCCAATTCCTTTTGAgtacatttttgtgtatggtataaggtGATGTTTGTAGACGGCTTCCTTTTGCAGTGTATCTCTGTATGTCTCCCAACACCATTGGCTGGAAGAGACTTCTTTTCCCGGTTGCTTGGTCTCGGcacctttgttgttcagtctaagtcgtgtccaaatcttttcgaccctatggactacagcacttcctgtccatagggtttccctgtccttcactatctcccagagtttgctcaaactcttttctattgagttggtgatgccacccaactgtctcatccccttctcctgccctcagtatttcccagcttcaggtttttttccaatgatttggctctttgcatcaggtggccaaactattggagcttcagtttcagcatcagcctttccaatgaatattcaggattgatttcctttaggattgactggcttgatctccttgcagttcaagggactcttgggAGTCTTCTTCGgccccacaattcaaaagcatcagttggcACCCTTACTGAAGATCACTTGACCTTCAGTCAGGGCTGAAGCATCCTTGTGTgcaggaataaatcccacttggtcatagtaTATAATCCTTTGATCATGCTGTTGAATTTgacttgctagtattttgttgaggaatgcTTCAGTGTATTGATCAGAGATAATGGTGtgagtttttttaattgagggcttccttggtggctcaggagtaaagaatccgcctgcaatgcaggagactgcctgaaatgtaggagacgtgggttctggctgggaaagattccctggaggagagcatgggaatccactccagtattcttgtctgggaaatcccatggacacaagagcctggtgggctacagtccacggggtccccagagttggacatgacttagtgactaaaccaaaccaccataattgacatatagcattatattagtttcaggtgtaccatggactgattttatatttgtatataatcaGTAGTTTTCTTGTAGTGTTTGGTTTTAGTATTAGAATAATGCTGCCCTCACAGAATGAATTATGAATTGTTCCCACCTCTTCAGTTTTTTGTAAGAGTTTGAAGAAGACTGGTGTTAGTTTTTCTTccaatgtttggtagaattccccagtgaagcTGTCTGATCGtggacttttctttgttgttctttGTTAAAGCTACTTCAATGTCCTTACtagttcaaattttttatttgttcatgatTCAGTCTTAAGAGGTTCTGTATTTCTAGGaatgtatccatttcttctaggttatcccaTTTGTTGACATATAAGCATTTatagtattctcttataatcCGTCTTATTTCTATGGCATTAGTTGTAATGTCTTATATTTCAATTCTGATTTTAGTTAAGTAGTTTTTTCCTAGTTAATCTAGCTaagaatttgtcatttttttttatcttttcaaaaattgagctcttagttttatgaatttcTCTGTTATTTCCCTATTCTCTATTTTatctctgctctaatctttattattttcttcattctgctAACTTTGagtttagtttgttctttttttagtgCTTTGAGATGTAAAAATTTGagtttagtttgttcttttcttaGTTCTTTGAGATGtaaaattagattatttttcaagagtgtattgtttaatttccacatatttgtgaatattCCCATTTTTCCTTTGCTATTGAGCCCTAGTTTCATTCCATTGCAGTCGTTTGGTATGTCCATTTCTTTcctcaaatttagaaaaattcttttttttgctattatttcttcaagtaaGCTCTCTGCATACCCTACTCCTTCTCCTTCTGGAGCCCCTATAATTATTACACTGATCTGCCTGATTGTGTCCCAGAACCCCCAAACTGTTTCACTTTTCCGTTCTTTATCCTTTCTGCTCCTCTGACTTAGTAATTTCAAATTATCGTCTTCAGGTCATTTGCTGATTCTTCCTTCTGCTTGATTAAGTCTGCCGCTAAATCCTCCTATTGAATTTGTTAATTGAGTTATTGTgttcttcagctccagaattttttttttaataatttctgtctctttgttgatcttctcattttgtttaaccactgttttcctgattttctttagTTGTCTATCTGTGCTCTCTTTTAGCACATTGAGCACCTTTAAAGTGGTTATTTGAATTCTGTGTCTGGTAATTCATAGACCTCTTGTTTCTTTAGGGTTGGTTTCTGGAAATTTATTTTGATCAGTTGATTGAGCTGTTTGTTTCCCCCCTTTTAATTTCTTGTAAGCCATGTGATCCTTTGTTGAAATTTGGGCATGTGAAAAATGGCCATCcctcccagtctgttgttcattcACCAATTTGtgcctgactcttgcgaccccatgggctggacTGTagcttcaggctcctctgtccatggaattcttcaggcaagaataccagagtggatagccatttccttctccagaggatcttcctgactcagggattgaactcgcgtctcctaaatcggtaggcagattctttaccagtgagccaccagggaagccccagtctgtAGGGGAAGTCTAGTCTGTAGGGGAAGTCATCTTGGCTGGAGATTTGAGAACCTCTCACACTTTCTGGGGGTACGTCTCTCTGGGCTTGTGTGTATGATTTACTAGAGACAGAGACTTGCCTGTTTGCTTCTCAGGAGCCTGTAATCTCTTACTCCCTCTGGTGTCTGTCTATGGTACTGCATTCTCCATGGtatcgattcagttcagttcagtcgcactcagtcatgtcagactttgcgaccccatgaactgcagagcaccaggcttccctgtccatcaccaactcccgaagcttactcaaactcatgtccatcgagtcggtgatgccatccagccatccatcctctgtcgtccccttctcccaccttcaatctttcccagcatcagggtcttttcaaatgagtcagtccttcgcatcaggtggccaaagtataactCCAACTGAACATGACTTTGTTCTCAACTGGCCTCGAGTCCGGCAACCACACACAGTATACTGCTTTCCCATCAGTTCCCTGAGTTCCAGAGACTGAAATTAGTCCCTTAGGCAGTCCCGCAAAAAGCCAGGACATGGGACTCATGTTCCACTCTATTTTCTCTTCCAAGAGAGAAGCTGGGGGCTTTCTTCTGGTCTCATCCTGGACGGGGGTGTGGGTGGTCACCTGCTGTGACCCTTCTTGGCTTTGTGCTCACCTCATGCTGCAGCCTGTTGCCTGGTTCCTGGAGTTGTCACAAAGATACTGTGGTCTGTGTATCACTGTTAGGTTGGTATGTGTGTTAGAAGAAGGTCTGGGGCTTCCTATTTATCCCTCTGTCTTGCTGACATCACTCTAATGaatctttttgaaatataatcaaatatcataaataacaataacctctTAATATTCTTAAATATCCAGTAGTATTCAAGTTTCTTTGAgtatttttactgtttatttatttgaataaggATCTGATTGATGTTTCTCAAATTTCTTTTAATCTAGTGGTTCCCCTTCCATCTAAGAAATTGTTTAGGTACAGACAAACCTCATCTTGAGCAGTAGCATGGGACCAGAGAAAGTAAACACGCAAGCTGAAAACTTGCAAAATGGTCCTAATAATCAACAGGAAAAATTATGATTGTTCTGTTACCTATAAAGTTTtacaaaaaattaagtctttGCTTTCAGTTAtaaatgtaaaggaaaatataaaatggtagAACTGATATTCAGtatttgtgtgctgtgctaagtcacttcagttgtgtctgactgtttgcaaccctgtggactgacgcccgccaggctcccctgtccatgggattttccaggcaagaataccggagtgggttgccatgccctcctccaggggatcgtcctgacccaatgatcgaacccatgtctcatatctcctgcgttggcagtccagttctttactactagtgccacctgggaagcttgataTTTAGTGTACTATCATCTAAAACATTagtaatattaagaaaatattctatgcctttgttaaaaaaaaaaaaagaacaaaaaccaaaaacccaagCTCATCAATAGTAGTATGAACAGTGCTTGTTTTCTCATTACATAActtaaggcatttttttttcctatgcctTGGTGAGCTGTCATATTTCTGACTTTGGTCATGAAatatttctagtttctttttaaCGTATAGCTTTTTAATGGTATCCCCCCTCTAGGACATCATCACCCTTTTCATCACAACCGCGCTCCTCCTTCATCTCAGTAAGTCTGTCTTCACTGAGCCTCTTTGGCTGTGTTTCTGAGTCTCTCAACATTGCACTGTCAACAGGCTCAGGGTCCACTGTTCGCTCCACCACCCTGTTCACGTTTGATTCAGACTTCACATCCAGCATTCTCATATTGCTTCTTCGCTGTTCTTTTGTCTTTGTGTGCCAAATTCCTGTTCTTAAGTCTCCATTTTTGTAAAACATCACATGGGTTTATGGCTCCATGCTTTGTTGTCTCTGCTGCCTCTCTGAGGACTGAATAACATGAGCCATCACCAGACTTTGAGAGAAGTGACGTTGTTATGTGTGTGTTAATGACTTGTAGACTGAAGTGCTTGCCACAGAGTTTATCTTCTCTGCAGCTTCTCACAATTGATGTACTGTGGTAACTGATATAGGAACTACATCAGAGGGGGCCTGGTGGTGTAGGCCTCTACTGTGATAACTGTGATAAAGCTCGTGCTTATCAGAACCTGGCAAAGCAAAGACCACCCACATTTGTCTTGGAATTATCTCTGATTTCTCAGGGGCAATTGTCTATTTTGATCTTTCCCCTTGAAGCTATGGGgaatctttggtttcttttatttgtaCTTAAGAATCGTAATTAAGCTTTTCTTTCTGGTACTGGTCTGGATCTTCCCTCTTAGGTAGACAGACCTGCATCTCTAATAGGctcttctttaccatttgaagGATTTTCAAGGCCTGGAATTCCCTGTAAGGTACACGTATAGGCAGCCGGCTGCTAGACTGGGGACCCTCACAACAGACACCATTTAAATGAAGAGCAACACTCGGTCACATTTGATGCTTTTATCTCTTCCCAGGGTTATTCAGGTTATAGACGGCTACAATCTCCCTCTTGTCCTTAGTGAGGCAGAAGCTTGTGGGGCAGGCTGACAGGTATAGGTGCTTCAACAACACACTCTCAGTTAAAAATTAAGCCCCCTGTTGGTAGCCTTCTTCTAATCCTGCACCCAGGGTTGCACCAACTCCTCCCTACCCAGAGCCCCAGGAAGGGCAGTTCCCACCACCAGCCCTACCAGGAACATATTCTAGGGCGGCCTCCTCCATTCTGTCTCTTCTCACACGTTCTGGATCCTAGAAAGCTGTTGAACTCAAAAGTCTGTTCCATTCTCTTTCTTGTTATTCTTTaatcctttgttttcctctacgATAGTTTCAATGAGGTCTCTAAACAGAGGTGAGGCAACTTCCTTGCTCAGTCTGCAATCCTGAGCTGATTTCTAGCTGATTCTTACCCATCCGGGACACGTCTCCTTAGGAAGAACAGTGGACTAGTGTAGTAAGGAGAGTAGGGGCTCCTAGCCAGGCTGTCTGTGCTCACAGTTTGACTCTGCTCTTTTCTAGCTGAGACTTTGAGTTATTTATCCTCTTGTATCTTGCTTTTctcatccagggcttccctggtggctcagatggtaaaaataaatctgcctgccatgcaggagacctaggttccatctctgatctctggatcaggaatatcccctggagaaggggatggcaacccactccagtattcttgcctggagaatccctgtggacagagaagcctggcgggctgcattccatagggtcacaaagagacagacgtgactgaacaactaacacgtTCACTTTCTCATCAGTGGAATAAGATTTACTTATAAGTAAATAAGTACTTATAAGTACTTATTTATACTTATTTACTTATAAGTAAATCTTACTTATAAGTAAACTTACCTATTATATACTTATAATaagatttacttattttcatCAGTAAAATAAGAAAGTGCCTCATGGAATTGTTTGAAAATGAAGTGagttaacatttttaatgtaCTTAGGACAGTGGTTAGCACAGAATAAGaactatttatttgaaaatgaacagCTTTGAatttcaagaaatgaaaaatgaatctgaaaatgTGGCCCCTTTAATTTCTTGTCTCCACATCTAGAACAGAGTTCCCTGAATACAAAGAGgcttaagaaaaattttttttcctgcttaaaaaTCACTTAGGTTCAGTGGTGACTGCTTTTGCAGTTAAGTAGGCAGTTCATAAGAAGTAAATGTGTAAGTCTGAAGAACTAAGTGTATCCCAGACAGGACACACAGGCATCAGAGTAGCAACTGAAATGAATTCACCAtacaaacaactaacaggg from Bos mutus isolate GX-2022 chromosome 14, NWIPB_WYAK_1.1, whole genome shotgun sequence encodes the following:
- the RPS20 gene encoding small ribosomal subunit protein uS10, producing MAFKDTGKTPVEPEVAIHRIRITLTSRNVKSLEKVCADLIRGAKEKNLKVKGPVRMPTKTLRITTRKTPCGEGSKTWDRFQMRIHKRLIDLHSPSEIVKQITSISIEPGVEVEVTIADA